TTTAAGAGGGGTTTATAGTAGAAAACAAGCGCCTTTAGTGCAGATACAGAGCCTTATAATGCACAAATACAGCACCTATAGTGCAGATATTTCTCCTGACGCCGTTGGAGATCGGCGCAGTGGTGCTCCATAATAGCCGGCGCATCCGCATCTCGCTGAGAGACGCCTGTCCGCACCGGGAGCGATTCCGAACCGTCGCTTGACGGTCGCTTGGCGCTTGGATGCCTCCTGGCCTCCTCCGAGCGCTGCTCCGGCACAAAGACACAGAACACCCGCACACCCGCTACCCTGGCGATGGGTTCTGCACTAGACTAGCCCGGCGGCCAGGGAAAGCGCCGCCGCCTTGATAACAACCATAGCGATGTACACGATCTGCCCGCAGTGCAAAAAGAAATTCCGGGTCCAGGCCGCACAGTTGACCGCCGCCGGGGGCGAGGTTCGCTGCGGCCTGTGCCGCCACCGCTTCAATGCCCTGGCGCAGCTGCACGACGACCCGTCTCCTGCCTACGAAACGCCCGAATACCAGGAAGCGCTGGCCGAGATCCTGGAGCAGGAATCGGAGGAACGGGGCCGTCCGTTCTGGCTTGTCGGGGCATTGCTGCTGGCATCGCTGCTGGCGCTACAGACGGGTTGGCATTACCGCAACGAACTGCTGACCCGCTACCCGATCCTGCTGCCGTGGGCGCAGCGCTTCTGCGACTGGAGCGGCTGCCTGGCGCTGCGACAGGGGGCGTTGCAGCCCGTGAAAGTGTTGCACCGCGATATCCGCTTCCACCCCTTCTACGAAGGCGCCCTCCTGGCCAATCTGGCCATCGTCAACCGCTCCTCCAGGCGGATCCCCTACCCGAACTTTCAGTTCCTGCTCCACGGGGAAGAAGAACAGGCGATCGCCTACCGCGAATTCGCCCCCCGCGAATACCTGGGCGGGGCGCAGGCGGGGCTTGCCGGGATGCCGCCCATGACGCCGGTACACGTCGTGCTGGAGCTGGCGGGGCCCGCCGCCCCGGTGCGGAGTTTCGAGATCGGCTTCGCTTACCCGCGCAATCTGGTTTTCTTCGCCCGGTAATGATACAGTGCCCGCCTCCCACGGATGGGGAAGAATTTGGGGACTGCCGGGAGATGCGGGAAGCGGTATCACGATCCGCGCACGCCAAAACCCGCAAGATGTACCGGGGAATCGGACGCTCACGGGGCACAAAATATTCGATCCGGTTCGCGCCGCCCGGTTTTCGGGGCGCGCGATCTCCAGAAAGCGCCGGCACCTGCCGGCGGTGGCGCCGCGTTTCGCGGCGGTTGGGAAGGTCGGCGTGGCAGGAATGACTAAGGGAATCGGTATCCCCCCGGAACGGAAGCGATCACGGGCCCCGCGCACAAAGGGCGATGCGCGCAAGGGTGGGCGGGCGCCCGCGCCGATGGATAACGGCGGGCGCCTGAGCGAGCAGGTACGCCATTCCCTGGAGACTTACTTCGACAACCTCGACGGTTGTCCCGCACACGACCTCTATCGGTTGGCGATGTCGCAGATGGAGCGGCCGCTGCTGGACGTGGTCATGAAACGCAGCGCCGGCAATCTGAGCCGCGCCTCCCTGGCGCTGGGCATCAACCGCGCCACCCTGAGAAAGAAGCTGAAAAAATACGGCCTGTTGCGCGCCGACTAGCCCGCCGCAAGAGGCGGGCCCGGCACCGGCACGGGAACCCCGCGCGAACCGAACGCCCCCGAGCAAGCATTGGACGAGCAAGCATTGGACGCAACTGCCGAAAATCGCTGCGCGAATTCTCCGGTAAAGCGCGCCCTGATCAGCGTTTGGGACAAAACCGGCGTGGTGGAATTTTGCCGCGGCCTGCGGGCGCTGGGGGTCACGCTGCTCTCCACCGGCGGAACGGCCCGGATGCTGGCCGAAAACGGGCTCGAGGCGACGGAGGTATCGGACTACACCGGCTTTCCGGAGATCATGGACGGGCGCGTAAAGACGCTGCACCCTCGCATCCACGGCGGCCTTCTGGCGCGGCGCGGCAGGGACGACGAACAAATGGCGGCGCATGGCATCGCGCCCATCGATCTGGTAGCGGTCAATCTGTATCCCTTCGAGGAGGTGGCCGGCAACCCCGAGCGCCGCCGGGAAGACGCCCTGGAGGCCATAGACGTGGGCGGGGTCTGCATGTTGCGGGCGGCGGCAAAGAACCACGACTTCGTGACCGTGGCCTCCGACCCCGGCGACTACCGTCCGATCCTCGAGGCGATGCAGCGCGATGGCGGCCGCACCGGCGCCGATCTGCGCCTGTCCCTGGCGCAAAAGGCATTCGCCCGCACCGCTCGCTACGACGGGGCGATCGCGAATTACCTGAGCAGCCTGGGCGAAGAGGGCCGCCACCATGCCTTCCCCCGCTATCTCACCTTGCAGTTCGCCAAGCTGGCCGACCTGCGCTACGGCGAAAATCCGCACCAGGCGGCGGCTCTCTACGGCAGCGAACGCCCCGTTGCGGGCACGGTGGCGGGCGCCGAACAACTGCAAGGCAAGCAACTTTCCTACAACAACATCATGGACAGCGATGCGGCGTGGCAGTGCGTCAACCGCTTTACCGAGCCGGCCTGCGCCATCGTCAAGCATGCCAACCCATGCGGCATGGCCGTGGCCCCGCAACTTGCCGAGGCGTACCGCCTGGCTTACGAGACCGACCCCGTGGCCGCCTTTGGCGGGGTTATCGCTTGCAGCCGCCACCTGGACCAGGCCACGGCGCGGGCCATCCTGGAGCGCCAGTTCGTGGAGGTGATCGCAGCCCCCAGCGTCGGCCAGGACGCCCTCGGCGTCCTCCGGGACAAGGAAAACGTTCGCGTCCTGGCCATGCAGCGATCGGATGCCGACGCGCCGCAGCTTGAGTTGCGGCGGGTCGGCGGCGGCCTGCTGGTGCAAGACGCCGACTGCATCCTGGCCACGCGGAAAGGCTGGCAGACCGCGAGCAAGCGGCGGCCGGACGAACACGAGTTGCAAGACCTGCTGTTCGCCTGGCGCGTGGTGCGCCACGTCAAGTCCAATGCCATCGTCATGGCCCGCGACGGCCGGACGCTGGGCATCGGCGCGGGCCAAATGAGCCGCATAGACAGCGTCCGCTTGGCCGTGAGCAAGGCCAGTGCCGCGGGACTGAAGCTGCAGGGCGCCGTCATGGCCTCCGACGCCTTTTTCCCCTTCCCCGACGGGGTGGAAGAAGCCGCCGCGGCAGGGATCCGGGCCGTGATCCAGCCCGGCGGCTCTCGGCGCGACGACGAGGTCGCCGCCGCCGCCGACGCACGCGACATGGCGATGATCTTTACCGGCATGCGACATCTGAGCCACTGAGTTGCGCCCCTTGCGCATCCTGGTCGTCGGCGGCGGCGGCAGGGAGCACGCCCTGGCGTGGCAAGCCGCCCGCTCGGAGCGGGTGCAGCGGGTATTCGTAGCGCCGGGCAATGCCGGCACGGAGGCGGAACCGAGAGTGGAAAACGTGGCCCTGGCCGCCGACCGCCCGGACGCGCTGCTGAAATTCGCCCGCGACGCGCGCATAGACCTGACGCTGGTCGGTCCCGAGGCGCCTTTGGCGGCAGGCATTGCCGATGCCTTCGAGGCGCAGGGGCTGGCCTGCTTCGGGCCCCGCCGCGCCGCCGCCGCGCTGGAGAGTTCCAAGATCTTCGCCAAAGATTTCTGCCGGCGCCATGGCATCCCCACCGCGGAGTACCGCTGTTTCCAGGAGCCGGAAGCGGCGGCCCGCCACCTGCGGCAGGCGCCCCTGCCCGTGGTGATCAAGGCGGACGGCCTGGCTGCCGGCAAGGGGGTCGTGGTGGCCCGGGAGCGGGAACAGGCCGTCACCGCCGCCGCGGACATGCTCCGCGGCCGCCGGCACGGGGAAGCCGGCAGGCGCATCGTGGTGGAAGAATACCTGCCGGGCACGGAGCTCAGTTTCATGGCCGTGACCGACGGGGAACACGTGCTGCCCCTGGCCACTTCCCGCGACCACAAGACCCGCGACGACGGCGACCGGGGACCGAACACCGGCGGCATGGGCGCCTGTTCTCCGGCGCCCGACTCGGACGCGGCGCTGGAACGCCGGGTTCTGGAGGAGATCGTTCTGCCGACAGTGCGCGGCATGGCCGGCGAGGGCCGCCGTTACCTGGGGTTCCTCTATGCCGGCCTGATGATCCCCCGCGACGGCAGCCCACGCTTGCTGGAGTTCAATTGCCGGCTGGGAGACCCGGAGGCGCAGGCGATCCTGCTGCGCCTGCGCAGCGACCTGGTCGCGCTGTGCCTTGATGCGCTCGCCGGCCGCCTGCACGGCCACGCGCCGGACTGGGAACCGCGGGCCGCCGTCGGCGTCGTGCTGGCATCCGCCGGCTATCCCGAACGAAGCGCGGCGGAGGAACCCATCCGCGGCCTGGAGACGGCGCCGCCCGAGGGCGCCAAGGTATTCCATGCAGGGACCCGCCGGCGGGAGGACGGTCAGGTCGTCACGGCGGGCGGGCGCGTACTGTGCGCCGCCGCGCTGGGGGAAGACATCGCGGGGGCCCGGGAATTGGCCTACCGGACGGCGGCGGGCATCCACTGGCCGGGGATGCACTACCGCCGCGACATCGCCGGTAACGGGGGCCCGGATTCGCGGCCGGACCAAGATAAAGCCGACCGGGACCGGAGCCGGAGAATCAATCCCGAGGAATAAATCTCGATATCGCGCGAGTCCCCGCGAGGGGGAGGCCCCCTGGCCGAATCGCGAATATCCGCTATGCGCCGCCTAATTGCGAGCCGCTAATCGCTCCCGTCCCAGGCCAGGAAGTTCCGTAGCAGCGTCATCCCGTCCCGCTGGCTTTTTTCGGGGTGAAACTGGGTGGCGAACAGAGACCCGCGCGCCGCCATGGAGGTGAATTCGACCCCGTGGCGGGATACGCCGCGGGTCGCCGTCTGGTCCTCCATCTCCACGTAGTAACTGTGCACGAAGTAAAAGTATGCCCCCGAGCGCAGGCCGCGCAACAGCGGGTGCTCGGCACGGAATTGCACGCGGTTCCAACCCATATGCGGCACCTTGCAGACCAGGCCGGCCTCGTCCCTGGCGGCGGCAGGGAAACGCCGCACGCGCCCGGCCAACAGCCCCAGCGCCGGGGTGCCGCCGTCTTCCTCGCTGTGTTGCATAAGCACGTGCATCCCCAGGCAGATGCCCAGAAAAGGCCGGTCCCCCAGACATTCGTCCAGCGCCTCGAACAGCCCTCTTTCCCGCAACCGCGACAGGCACTTGCCGATGGCGCCCTGGCCGGGGAATACCACCCGGTCGGCGGCCCGCAGCTGTTTGGCGCTGTCCGTAACCTCGACCCGGTCCCCGTCGCCGGCCACGTGCCGCAACACACGGGCAAGGGAATGCAGGTTCCCGGTCCCGGGATCGACGATGGCGACGCGTTGCAAGCCGGCGGCGCCTAAAGTTTCCCCTTGGTCGAGGGCAATCGCTCGGCCAGGCGCGGATCCGGTTCCACCGCCA
This region of Gammaproteobacteria bacterium genomic DNA includes:
- the purD gene encoding phosphoribosylamine--glycine ligase codes for the protein MRILVVGGGGREHALAWQAARSERVQRVFVAPGNAGTEAEPRVENVALAADRPDALLKFARDARIDLTLVGPEAPLAAGIADAFEAQGLACFGPRRAAAALESSKIFAKDFCRRHGIPTAEYRCFQEPEAAARHLRQAPLPVVIKADGLAAGKGVVVAREREQAVTAAADMLRGRRHGEAGRRIVVEEYLPGTELSFMAVTDGEHVLPLATSRDHKTRDDGDRGPNTGGMGACSPAPDSDAALERRVLEEIVLPTVRGMAGEGRRYLGFLYAGLMIPRDGSPRLLEFNCRLGDPEAQAILLRLRSDLVALCLDALAGRLHGHAPDWEPRAAVGVVLASAGYPERSAAEEPIRGLETAPPEGAKVFHAGTRRREDGQVVTAGGRVLCAAALGEDIAGARELAYRTAAGIHWPGMHYRRDIAGNGGPDSRPDQDKADRDRSRRINPEE
- the purH gene encoding bifunctional phosphoribosylaminoimidazolecarboxamide formyltransferase/IMP cyclohydrolase, with amino-acid sequence MDEQALDATAENRCANSPVKRALISVWDKTGVVEFCRGLRALGVTLLSTGGTARMLAENGLEATEVSDYTGFPEIMDGRVKTLHPRIHGGLLARRGRDDEQMAAHGIAPIDLVAVNLYPFEEVAGNPERRREDALEAIDVGGVCMLRAAAKNHDFVTVASDPGDYRPILEAMQRDGGRTGADLRLSLAQKAFARTARYDGAIANYLSSLGEEGRHHAFPRYLTLQFAKLADLRYGENPHQAAALYGSERPVAGTVAGAEQLQGKQLSYNNIMDSDAAWQCVNRFTEPACAIVKHANPCGMAVAPQLAEAYRLAYETDPVAAFGGVIACSRHLDQATARAILERQFVEVIAAPSVGQDALGVLRDKENVRVLAMQRSDADAPQLELRRVGGGLLVQDADCILATRKGWQTASKRRPDEHELQDLLFAWRVVRHVKSNAIVMARDGRTLGIGAGQMSRIDSVRLAVSKASAAGLKLQGAVMASDAFFPFPDGVEEAAAAGIRAVIQPGGSRRDDEVAAAADARDMAMIFTGMRHLSH
- the hisH gene encoding imidazole glycerol phosphate synthase subunit HisH, with protein sequence MQRVAIVDPGTGNLHSLARVLRHVAGDGDRVEVTDSAKQLRAADRVVFPGQGAIGKCLSRLRERGLFEALDECLGDRPFLGICLGMHVLMQHSEEDGGTPALGLLAGRVRRFPAAARDEAGLVCKVPHMGWNRVQFRAEHPLLRGLRSGAYFYFVHSYYVEMEDQTATRGVSRHGVEFTSMAARGSLFATQFHPEKSQRDGMTLLRNFLAWDGSD
- a CDS encoding Fis family transcriptional regulator, which gives rise to MDNGGRLSEQVRHSLETYFDNLDGCPAHDLYRLAMSQMERPLLDVVMKRSAGNLSRASLALGINRATLRKKLKKYGLLRAD
- a CDS encoding zinc-ribbon domain-containing protein; amino-acid sequence: MITTIAMYTICPQCKKKFRVQAAQLTAAGGEVRCGLCRHRFNALAQLHDDPSPAYETPEYQEALAEILEQESEERGRPFWLVGALLLASLLALQTGWHYRNELLTRYPILLPWAQRFCDWSGCLALRQGALQPVKVLHRDIRFHPFYEGALLANLAIVNRSSRRIPYPNFQFLLHGEEEQAIAYREFAPREYLGGAQAGLAGMPPMTPVHVVLELAGPAAPVRSFEIGFAYPRNLVFFAR